In a single window of the Bacteroidales bacterium genome:
- the acsA gene encoding acetate--CoA ligase, which translates to MYNIDSYESCLKSFSWDLAAKELNYIEGDILNIGWHCSDRICSMGKAGKTALIYEGFGGIRKEFTFNDIRLESNAIALFMTDAGIIPGDRICLFMDRIPELYFSFLGILKMGAVVQPLFSAFGEESLFVRLENAGTRAIITQKKYLSRVRKIRNKLPDLEFVIVVDAPNPSDLVNEIAFDFSTSLKPETIEVYPSHPEHPSVLHYTSGTTGQPKGVRHVHKSILSQYLTAKWILDLKDDDIYWCTADPGWVTGTSYGIIGPWSLGITQCVFDSGFSANAWYDFIERNRITVWYTAPTAIRSLMKAGDDIIKQHDFSSLRNLASVGEPLNSEAVIWGQRHFGLPFLDTFWQTETGSIMISNYPGMKVKPGSMGKPFPGITATVLDPESYEPFYEPGKPGLIAFKPDWPSLMRAYWNNPEVYNRKFVNGWYLTGDKASIDYEGYFWFIGRDDDVINTGGHLVSPFEVESALLEHPAVAESAVVSTPDDINMEVVKAFITLKPGCESDQNLELEIMNFIRKKLSSFAMPQHIEFVASLPKTRSGKIMRRVLHAKEWNEDTGDISTLEDD; encoded by the coding sequence ATGTATAATATAGACTCCTACGAGTCATGTCTGAAAAGCTTTAGTTGGGACTTAGCTGCCAAAGAACTCAACTACATTGAAGGAGATATTCTGAACATAGGATGGCACTGCAGCGATCGGATCTGCAGCATGGGAAAAGCAGGCAAGACGGCTCTTATTTATGAAGGATTCGGTGGCATCCGAAAAGAGTTTACTTTCAATGACATCAGGCTTGAAAGCAATGCAATAGCATTATTTATGACTGATGCCGGAATTATACCGGGAGACAGGATATGCCTTTTCATGGACCGGATACCTGAATTGTATTTTTCATTCCTTGGAATTCTGAAGATGGGTGCTGTAGTTCAACCTCTGTTTTCAGCTTTTGGTGAAGAATCATTGTTTGTGCGTCTTGAAAATGCCGGGACACGTGCTATCATTACACAAAAGAAATATCTTTCGAGAGTCCGCAAAATCAGAAATAAACTGCCTGATCTTGAATTTGTCATTGTAGTTGATGCTCCGAATCCGTCTGATCTTGTCAATGAAATTGCTTTTGATTTTTCCACCTCTCTTAAACCCGAAACCATTGAAGTTTATCCAAGCCATCCTGAACATCCTTCGGTATTGCATTACACATCAGGAACCACCGGGCAACCGAAAGGGGTCAGGCATGTTCATAAATCCATTTTGTCACAGTACCTGACAGCCAAATGGATACTTGATCTTAAGGACGATGATATCTACTGGTGCACTGCCGACCCGGGATGGGTTACCGGAACTTCATACGGCATTATCGGACCATGGAGCCTAGGAATAACACAGTGTGTTTTTGATTCGGGATTTTCTGCCAATGCATGGTATGATTTTATTGAAAGAAACAGGATCACAGTATGGTATACCGCTCCCACAGCGATTCGCTCCCTAATGAAAGCGGGGGATGATATTATTAAACAACACGACTTTTCTTCACTGCGGAACCTGGCCAGTGTGGGTGAACCCTTGAATTCTGAAGCTGTGATCTGGGGACAAAGGCATTTCGGGTTGCCATTTCTAGATACCTTCTGGCAGACTGAAACCGGATCGATTATGATTTCTAATTATCCGGGAATGAAAGTAAAACCAGGGTCAATGGGGAAACCATTTCCGGGAATTACAGCAACTGTATTGGATCCGGAATCATATGAACCATTTTATGAGCCCGGGAAGCCCGGACTTATTGCTTTTAAACCGGATTGGCCATCACTTATGCGCGCTTATTGGAACAATCCTGAAGTATATAACAGGAAATTTGTAAACGGATGGTATCTCACAGGTGATAAGGCATCAATTGACTATGAAGGATACTTCTGGTTCATCGGTAGGGATGATGATGTGATAAACACAGGCGGACACCTTGTAAGTCCCTTTGAAGTTGAATCTGCCTTGCTGGAGCACCCTGCAGTAGCTGAATCTGCTGTTGTTTCAACACCTGATGATATCAACATGGAAGTTGTCAAAGCTTTTATAACCTTGAAGCCCGGGTGTGAATCCGATCAGAATCTTGAACTCGAAATAATGAACTTTATACGCAAAAAGCTTTCCTCCTTTGCGATGCCTCAGCATATTGAATTTGTCGCATCATTACCCAAAACAAGAAGCGGAAAAATAATGCGAAGAGTATTGCACGCCAAAGAATGGAATGAAGATACAGGAGATATATCCACACTTGAAGATGATTAA
- a CDS encoding GDP-mannose mannosyl hydrolase, which yields MESTSFLSREDFTGVIRNSPLIAIDLIVKNSRGEVLLGFRNNSPARNTWFVPGGRIRKNETIEKAFQRITGDELGQVLQLTDSQFYGIFEHFYPGENTFDEPGLDTHYINLAYEIRNFDETNLNLRHQHTGFRWMTVEQVLTDRGVHQNARLYFK from the coding sequence ATGGAAAGTACTTCATTCTTATCCCGGGAGGATTTTACAGGTGTAATAAGGAATTCACCGCTTATTGCCATTGATTTGATAGTTAAGAATAGCAGGGGCGAAGTGCTCCTGGGATTCAGGAACAATTCTCCTGCCAGGAATACATGGTTTGTGCCGGGAGGCAGAATCAGAAAGAATGAGACCATTGAAAAAGCTTTTCAACGGATTACAGGGGATGAATTGGGACAGGTTTTGCAATTAACCGATAGTCAATTCTATGGAATCTTTGAACATTTTTATCCCGGCGAGAACACTTTTGATGAGCCCGGTCTGGATACACATTACATCAACCTGGCCTATGAAATAAGAAACTTTGATGAAACCAACCTTAACCTTCGTCACCAGCATACCGGTTTCAGGTGGATGACAGTGGAACAGGTGTTAACCGATCGGGGAGTTCATCAGAATGCAAGGTTGTATTTTAAATAA
- a CDS encoding PAS domain S-box protein, translating to MDTQNKREKYTEYTVFATIAAVLLFIFSLFIALSASREADFSFKGIQWLFRNNPASWIIIAFTLLFPASVFFISKRFVIKLEEKQTIIDKEQSRIEHVMEFNHQLTHGNFNVDCKLEDNDALGDTLVDLRETLKTNEDNSQKIRKAEEERNWIADGLAHFSEILRNYIHEPEQLSFHVIKDLTKYVNAVQGGFYVLDDSDSYNRFFNLNAFFAYDRRKFADQKIKWGDGLIGTCALEKKTIYLKNVPQEYITVTSGLGEANPESLIVVPMIYEDEIYGVMEFASFSKFEPNHISLLEKTAESVGATLSAVKTNIRTARLLEESKAQTQILTSHEEEMRQNMEELQATQEESVRQTQRLVMLEDTLKKNIIQAEFDPQGLLLSGNQLFYSKFEYSSDLRIEGKDLKELIDEDYREEFARIWSECLSNGIPYKGYLKHVTRTGKELWSMASLSTILYDDNSVSRVMYLGIDATEERRQLEKHEVIADSVKASGISLSLDINGNILDCNKNFTDLVKISQKEARSMVIFDLINPVETESFNRHWDTIINGNAHTGIIKAKSSKGDDLWLKGTFNVTHNASHETENILFTGQDITHEKHLEAELHTALDTLKKQEKQIREAEKELGNKLRETRNELMAQYKEVEKAKNLNEKILEEIADAVVTTAHDNRIVFFNKAAEKLWGTKRDEVVNQDVSILFPEILTEKDEILGSFTRPGEQKITGIRRKSHIIDKNGKERHVSVMLTKARAEGENAYMAIFQITDK from the coding sequence ATGGATACTCAAAATAAAAGGGAAAAATATACTGAATATACTGTTTTTGCAACTATTGCAGCAGTTCTGCTGTTCATATTCTCACTGTTTATAGCCCTTTCAGCCAGCAGGGAGGCCGACTTCTCATTCAAAGGCATCCAATGGCTTTTCAGAAATAATCCCGCAAGCTGGATCATAATTGCATTTACGCTTCTTTTCCCTGCTTCAGTTTTTTTCATCAGTAAACGATTCGTAATCAAACTTGAAGAGAAACAAACAATTATTGATAAAGAGCAATCCCGGATCGAACATGTGATGGAATTCAACCATCAACTGACACACGGCAATTTCAATGTAGACTGTAAACTCGAAGATAACGATGCTCTTGGCGATACGCTTGTCGATCTGAGGGAAACTCTTAAAACCAACGAAGATAACAGCCAGAAAATCCGAAAGGCGGAAGAAGAAAGGAATTGGATCGCTGACGGACTTGCTCATTTCAGTGAAATCCTCAGGAATTATATTCATGAGCCGGAACAGCTCTCATTTCATGTGATCAAGGATCTTACCAAGTATGTGAACGCCGTTCAGGGTGGATTCTACGTTCTTGACGACAGTGATTCCTATAACAGGTTTTTCAATCTGAACGCATTTTTTGCATACGACAGGCGCAAATTCGCCGACCAGAAAATAAAATGGGGAGATGGGCTCATTGGTACATGTGCGCTTGAAAAGAAAACCATTTACCTCAAAAATGTTCCACAGGAATATATCACGGTGACTTCAGGACTTGGAGAGGCTAATCCTGAAAGCCTCATTGTGGTTCCCATGATTTATGAGGATGAGATCTACGGGGTAATGGAATTTGCATCTTTTTCCAAGTTTGAACCCAACCACATCAGTCTTCTTGAAAAAACAGCTGAAAGTGTAGGAGCCACTCTTTCCGCCGTGAAAACCAATATCCGTACCGCCAGGCTGCTCGAAGAATCAAAGGCTCAAACCCAAATCCTCACTTCGCATGAAGAAGAAATGAGGCAGAATATGGAAGAATTGCAGGCTACCCAGGAAGAATCAGTCAGGCAAACCCAGCGCCTGGTGATGCTTGAAGATACATTGAAGAAAAATATTATCCAGGCTGAATTTGATCCCCAGGGATTGTTGCTTTCAGGAAACCAGTTGTTTTATTCAAAGTTTGAATACAGCTCCGATCTCAGGATTGAAGGAAAAGACCTGAAAGAACTGATCGATGAAGATTACCGTGAAGAATTTGCCCGGATATGGAGTGAATGCCTTTCAAACGGAATTCCATATAAAGGATATCTTAAGCATGTTACGCGTACCGGTAAAGAATTATGGTCCATGGCATCATTAAGCACTATTCTTTATGATGACAACTCGGTTTCAAGAGTAATGTATCTTGGCATTGATGCAACGGAAGAAAGAAGACAGCTCGAAAAACATGAAGTTATAGCCGATTCTGTTAAAGCAAGCGGAATTAGCCTGTCATTGGATATAAACGGAAATATACTGGACTGCAATAAAAATTTCACGGACCTCGTGAAGATTTCTCAGAAAGAAGCCCGGTCGATGGTTATTTTTGACCTGATAAATCCGGTTGAGACAGAATCTTTTAACCGGCATTGGGATACCATCATTAACGGAAATGCCCATACAGGAATTATAAAAGCGAAATCTTCAAAGGGAGATGACCTTTGGTTGAAAGGGACGTTCAATGTTACTCATAACGCTTCACATGAAACCGAGAATATCCTGTTTACCGGGCAGGACATCACTCATGAAAAGCATCTGGAAGCAGAATTACATACAGCTCTGGACACGCTAAAGAAACAGGAAAAGCAGATCAGGGAAGCTGAAAAAGAACTCGGTAATAAGTTACGTGAGACCCGGAATGAACTTATGGCTCAATATAAAGAGGTTGAAAAAGCAAAGAACCTGAATGAAAAAATCCTGGAAGAAATTGCCGATGCCGTGGTGACTACGGCTCATGATAACCGGATTGTATTCTTTAATAAAGCTGCTGAAAAGTTATGGGGTACCAAACGTGATGAGGTGGTTAACCAGGATGTCAGCATTCTTTTTCCTGAAATCCTTACCGAAAAGGATGAAATACTTGGAAGCTTTACCAGACCAGGCGAACAGAAGATAACAGGCATTCGAAGAAAGTCGCATATAATTGATAAAAACGGAAAAGAAAGGCACGTGTCAGTCATGCTGACAAAGGCACGTGCGGAGGGTGAAAATGCATATATGGCAATATTTCAAATAACGGATAAATAA
- a CDS encoding LamG-like jellyroll fold domain-containing protein: MSRYISFIFLFALISGLGFCNDMPVHSSKVEVLPKVLFVGNSILAPVYNLFVADGEPYECTSIAFAGASIEQQYNAWNALSSSQKQSFDYILLEVGINNLYSGATNFISVYQTFVNSLNAGKKPGCLIIAATLTPSKGSPNVNFNNWLAMNEAIRGEGDQPVTGIDIVMTTNTTGLDLDHDYYLDAAYDRGDAIHPNSAGQLIIKNNFLYVLGQNPIDPVDPPVDTTDPVDPPVDTTDPGDTTVVLHPPLAPSHLHSNPISEKGISFSWDDNSDNEDGFVIYRINTDNPDIVTEFRASENDTTFTDTQAEPGKTYYYTLKAINTDGSSLVCNKITAASFSSSEVRRTKEGLIAYYNFNYNPEYIIYDVSGISGPVNLCKTGSSPVSWTTEEFSVGNGNLFTSAQTASKILTRVQKSNEITVDCWIKAAEPIADGVTRLFSINADEDNAGFILEQKCLSDAEKRTLSYNTRMNTSATAPTGFPELVQQQGHLTHMSMHHICYVRKADGNEALFIDGKKTGESYRPGTLDTWNSDFKVRLANSIDGSLSWHGIMYLLAIYDRALNENEVAANFNAGPRTDVVKSSMDYTVEVGPNPATTQINVKITASAIPDIILSSAFIRIANVYGNIVYNEELFSTELEYYKTIDVSHLTPGIYFLQVISGKDIQSSKIIKN, encoded by the coding sequence ATGTCGCGTTACATTTCATTTATTTTTCTTTTCGCGTTAATATCCGGTTTGGGCTTTTGTAATGATATGCCGGTTCATTCATCAAAAGTTGAAGTTTTGCCGAAAGTACTATTTGTTGGTAATTCCATACTGGCTCCGGTATACAATCTCTTCGTGGCTGACGGTGAACCTTATGAATGCACAAGCATTGCTTTTGCCGGTGCAAGTATTGAGCAACAGTATAATGCATGGAATGCCCTTTCATCATCCCAAAAACAAAGTTTCGATTACATTCTTCTTGAAGTCGGGATTAACAATCTTTATTCCGGGGCAACTAATTTTATATCCGTCTACCAGACCTTTGTAAACAGTCTGAATGCCGGCAAAAAGCCGGGTTGCCTCATAATTGCAGCGACACTCACCCCTTCAAAGGGATCGCCGAACGTTAATTTCAATAACTGGCTCGCAATGAATGAGGCAATCCGTGGTGAAGGTGATCAGCCGGTTACAGGTATCGACATTGTTATGACAACCAATACCACCGGACTTGATCTTGATCACGACTACTATCTTGATGCGGCTTATGACAGAGGAGATGCTATTCATCCAAACAGTGCCGGGCAGCTGATCATTAAGAATAATTTTTTATATGTACTGGGACAAAATCCGATTGATCCGGTAGATCCTCCTGTTGATACAACCGATCCGGTAGATCCTCCTGTAGATACGACCGATCCAGGAGATACTACTGTTGTTCTTCATCCGCCGCTTGCACCATCTCATTTACATTCGAATCCTATTTCGGAAAAAGGTATATCCTTTTCATGGGATGATAATTCAGATAATGAAGATGGATTTGTGATTTACCGAATTAATACTGACAATCCGGATATCGTGACTGAATTCCGGGCTTCTGAAAATGATACAACTTTCACCGACACACAGGCAGAACCGGGTAAAACCTATTATTACACTCTGAAAGCCATAAATACCGACGGAAGTTCGCTTGTTTGCAACAAGATAACAGCTGCCTCTTTTTCATCCTCTGAAGTCAGAAGAACAAAGGAAGGGCTTATTGCATATTATAATTTCAATTATAATCCCGAATACATTATATATGATGTATCGGGTATTTCAGGACCTGTCAACCTGTGTAAAACAGGTTCATCGCCTGTTTCCTGGACAACGGAAGAATTCTCCGTCGGAAATGGCAATCTTTTTACATCCGCACAAACAGCATCCAAGATATTAACCAGGGTTCAGAAATCGAATGAAATAACTGTTGATTGCTGGATAAAGGCTGCTGAACCGATCGCTGATGGCGTTACCCGATTATTTTCAATTAATGCGGACGAGGATAATGCCGGATTCATTCTTGAACAAAAATGCTTAAGCGACGCTGAAAAACGGACATTGTCCTATAACACTCGGATGAATACATCGGCAACTGCTCCCACAGGTTTCCCTGAACTCGTTCAGCAACAGGGCCATCTCACACATATGAGCATGCATCATATCTGCTATGTAAGGAAAGCAGATGGCAATGAAGCATTATTTATTGACGGCAAGAAAACTGGCGAAAGCTACAGACCTGGCACACTGGATACATGGAACAGCGATTTCAAAGTAAGACTTGCCAATAGTATAGACGGAAGCCTTTCATGGCATGGCATTATGTATTTGCTTGCCATTTATGACAGGGCTTTGAATGAAAACGAGGTAGCTGCTAATTTTAATGCCGGGCCCCGCACGGATGTAGTAAAAAGCAGCATGGATTATACAGTGGAAGTAGGACCTAATCCTGCTACAACGCAAATTAATGTTAAAATTACTGCAAGTGCGATTCCCGATATCATCCTCTCGTCAGCGTTTATAAGAATAGCCAATGTTTATGGAAATATCGTTTATAATGAAGAATTATTCAGCACGGAACTTGAATATTATAAAACAATTGATGTCAGCCATTTAACTCCGGGAATATACTTTTTACAGGTAATATCAGGGAAGGACATTCAGTCATCAAAGATCATCAAGAATTGA
- a CDS encoding MBOAT family O-acyltransferase, whose product MLFNSIEFLVFLPVVFVIYWFIVYRQLKVQNAFLLTASYVFYAWWDWRFLFLLFGIAILNYFAGIAVEPGRPEKSRKFWLLAALIANIGTLCVFKYYNFFIDSFINLVSLTGYHLPRSSTRIILPIGISFYTFLSISYIIDIYKEKLQANRNVIDVLLTLGFFPIVLAGPIQRPVTLLPQIGTERQFDQYKAADGLRQILWGLFKKIVLADTCAVNADYIFANHGTLNGSVLALGAVFFAFQIYGDFSGYSDIAIGIGRLFGFDLMRNFAFPYFSTNIAMFWQRWHISLTTWFRDYVFLPISFAVSSGLHSEKVFFMKADLYIYIIASLITWFLTGLWHGANFTFIVWGMIHGFMLILYQWQKAPRKKMLKKAGIKADSLAITIPESIVTLAVVAFAWIFFKASSVNEALSYINNMFTHGLFTISILDLRGRGITSTLIDGTIAIMAVIIIEYIQRDKQHGLEISNYPKPLRWSLYWIISFFCLIYLGDQRTFIYFQF is encoded by the coding sequence ATGCTTTTCAATTCAATTGAATTTCTTGTTTTCCTGCCTGTAGTTTTTGTCATCTACTGGTTCATCGTATACAGGCAACTTAAGGTACAGAATGCCTTTCTGCTCACTGCCAGTTATGTCTTTTATGCCTGGTGGGACTGGCGCTTCCTGTTCCTGCTTTTTGGCATAGCCATTCTTAATTATTTTGCAGGAATTGCTGTTGAACCCGGCCGGCCTGAGAAAAGCAGGAAATTCTGGCTGCTGGCTGCTCTAATAGCAAATATCGGGACTCTTTGCGTTTTCAAATATTATAATTTTTTCATTGACAGTTTTATTAACCTTGTATCTCTTACGGGATATCATCTGCCGAGATCATCCACAAGGATAATCCTACCGATAGGTATAAGTTTCTATACCTTTTTGTCAATCAGTTATATTATCGACATTTATAAAGAAAAGTTACAGGCAAACCGGAATGTTATTGATGTATTGCTGACGCTTGGTTTTTTCCCGATTGTTTTAGCCGGTCCTATCCAGCGGCCTGTTACCCTGCTGCCACAGATCGGCACTGAACGGCAGTTTGATCAATATAAAGCCGCTGACGGGCTAAGGCAAATTCTTTGGGGACTTTTTAAAAAGATTGTGCTTGCTGATACGTGTGCGGTTAATGCTGATTACATTTTCGCTAACCATGGCACATTGAACGGAAGCGTCCTGGCGTTGGGAGCTGTGTTTTTTGCCTTCCAGATTTATGGTGATTTTTCAGGATACTCGGATATTGCAATAGGAATAGGCCGGTTATTCGGATTTGACCTGATGAGAAATTTTGCCTTTCCGTATTTCTCAACCAATATAGCCATGTTCTGGCAAAGGTGGCACATATCCCTTACAACCTGGTTCAGGGATTATGTTTTTCTGCCCATATCTTTTGCTGTTTCGTCGGGACTCCACAGTGAAAAAGTGTTCTTCATGAAAGCTGACCTTTACATATACATAATCGCCAGCCTTATCACATGGTTCCTTACAGGTTTGTGGCATGGAGCCAATTTCACTTTCATTGTCTGGGGTATGATCCATGGGTTCATGCTGATCCTGTATCAGTGGCAAAAAGCCCCCAGGAAGAAAATGCTTAAAAAGGCCGGTATTAAAGCGGACAGCCTTGCCATTACTATTCCTGAATCAATTGTTACCCTGGCTGTAGTTGCTTTTGCCTGGATATTCTTCAAAGCGTCATCTGTAAATGAAGCCCTGAGTTACATTAACAATATGTTTACTCACGGGTTGTTTACCATTTCCATACTTGATTTGAGAGGACGTGGTATTACATCAACACTGATTGACGGTACCATTGCCATTATGGCTGTGATAATAATTGAATATATACAGCGGGACAAACAACACGGACTTGAAATCAGCAATTATCCTAAACCATTGAGATGGAGCCTATATTGGATAATCAGTTTCTTTTGCCTTATATATCTTGGCGATCAGCGAACCTTTATTTATTTTCAGTTCTAA
- a CDS encoding response regulator, with product MVLGNKKKEITELKARLAEKDNEINRLREVIDKISIDENSFFNLKFTLKLLDTGGIGIITYDGEKVWLSQAAKEILGYKGEAHMSLDQIRNSVLPEDRQAFEKTLNDISQGFKIPETEMKIARAEGEGREFRMISLSFLPVGTRNDSFIATIKDITKQDKIKKELIRSRDKAEESEKLKNTLLTNISHDIRTPMNSIIGFSELLNIGNLPYDKRVEYVRTIKNQGILLLKMIDDVVELTRMETGKITIRKSPCNLELLMKELLSSFNQYKAAQNKEHLDIRITYPEIKGITIYTDPGRLQQLIWSLISNSVKFTEKGGIEIGYKPISEQRIEFYVKDTGIGLSRDLQKKLFSRSSEEEVNGKSEGSGLGLNIAKNLIRLMGGKIWVESELGQGSTFFFTIPFEAVPESYHVLAPEEEYVIPSYMWKDKVILVAEDDEINFKFLEAVLHDTSAQVLLARNGMEAVELCRTINKIDLILMDIKMPEMDGFEATKMIRQFNRKVPIIAQTAFVMQDDLVKCQKLGCNDYITKPIDIKEFFEKVDGFLKES from the coding sequence ATGGTATTGGGAAATAAAAAAAAGGAAATCACAGAACTAAAAGCAAGGTTAGCTGAAAAGGACAATGAAATTAACCGGCTCCGGGAGGTAATTGATAAGATCTCCATAGACGAAAACTCGTTTTTCAATCTTAAGTTTACTCTTAAACTGCTTGATACCGGCGGAATAGGTATAATAACCTACGATGGTGAAAAAGTATGGTTGTCGCAAGCGGCAAAGGAAATACTGGGTTATAAAGGTGAAGCACATATGTCCCTCGATCAGATCCGTAATTCTGTTTTACCCGAGGACAGGCAAGCATTCGAGAAAACCCTGAATGACATCTCCCAGGGATTCAAGATTCCGGAAACAGAAATGAAAATCGCACGGGCAGAAGGAGAAGGCCGTGAATTCAGAATGATCTCATTATCCTTTTTGCCCGTTGGCACCCGGAACGATTCATTCATTGCCACCATAAAGGATATTACCAAACAGGATAAAATAAAAAAGGAACTCATCCGGTCAAGAGATAAGGCCGAAGAATCAGAGAAACTTAAAAATACTCTTCTTACCAATATCTCTCATGATATCCGGACTCCTATGAATTCCATAATCGGTTTCAGCGAGTTGCTGAACATTGGCAATCTCCCGTACGACAAAAGAGTTGAGTATGTGAGAACCATTAAAAACCAGGGAATCCTTCTCCTTAAAATGATTGATGATGTGGTTGAGCTTACAAGGATGGAGACCGGAAAAATCACTATCCGAAAATCACCCTGCAACCTTGAATTGCTGATGAAAGAACTCCTGTCCTCTTTCAACCAGTATAAGGCAGCACAAAATAAAGAGCATCTTGATATACGGATTACCTATCCGGAAATCAAGGGAATTACCATTTACACTGATCCCGGCAGACTTCAGCAACTCATATGGAGCCTTATCAGCAATTCGGTGAAATTCACCGAAAAGGGAGGTATTGAGATCGGTTATAAACCCATAAGCGAACAACGAATTGAATTTTATGTGAAAGATACCGGTATCGGACTTTCACGCGATTTGCAAAAAAAATTGTTCAGCAGGTCCTCTGAAGAAGAAGTTAATGGCAAATCAGAAGGGTCAGGACTTGGATTGAACATTGCTAAAAATCTTATCCGGCTCATGGGTGGTAAAATCTGGGTTGAATCAGAACTCGGTCAGGGATCTACATTCTTTTTTACGATTCCCTTTGAGGCAGTTCCCGAATCCTATCATGTGCTGGCCCCTGAAGAGGAATATGTTATACCTTCCTACATGTGGAAAGATAAGGTGATTCTTGTTGCAGAGGATGATGAAATCAATTTTAAGTTTCTTGAAGCTGTACTTCATGATACTTCGGCGCAGGTATTGCTCGCCAGGAATGGCATGGAAGCAGTTGAACTATGCAGAACCATAAATAAAATCGATTTAATCCTGATGGATATCAAGATGCCTGAAATGGACGGTTTCGAGGCAACAAAAATGATCCGACAATTCAATCGGAAAGTTCCGATTATTGCCCAGACTGCTTTTGTAATGCAGGATGACCTTGTCAAATGCCAAAAACTGGGTTGTAACGATTATATTACAAAACCTATCGATATTAAAGAGTTTTTTGAAAAGGTGGATGGGTTTTTGAAGGAGAGCTGA
- a CDS encoding acyl carrier protein, with amino-acid sequence MENFNEKETKDLILQYVINEYIDDDDAKITYDTPLISGGFVDSFSMVSLLVFIENRFKIKIPSNKATPEAFDSVNNIVALVKQYHK; translated from the coding sequence ATGGAAAATTTTAATGAAAAAGAAACAAAAGATCTGATATTGCAATATGTTATCAACGAATACATTGATGATGACGATGCTAAGATCACTTATGATACTCCTTTGATTTCGGGGGGATTCGTCGATTCATTTTCAATGGTATCGTTGCTTGTATTCATTGAAAACAGGTTTAAAATTAAAATTCCATCCAACAAGGCCACTCCTGAGGCCTTTGATAGTGTGAACAACATTGTGGCGCTTGTTAAGCAGTATCATAAATAA